The following are encoded together in the Daucus carota subsp. sativus chromosome 5, DH1 v3.0, whole genome shotgun sequence genome:
- the LOC108221291 gene encoding NDR1/HIN1-like protein 3, protein MTIRNSNRRIGIYYDQIEVQALYAGQIFGTTSVPGFYLGHKETEYLNPVFDGQSLVVLQGEDWSKFDMERQLENFSINIKLYLEVRLKMLLFTTPKYKPGIDCDLKVPLDSKGGVSGYFESQRCDFVWKR, encoded by the coding sequence ATGACAATTCGAAACTCTAACAGACGTATTGGAATTTACTATGATCAGATTGAGGTACAGGCCTTGTATGCAGGGCAGATATTCGGTACGACTAGTGTTCCTGGATTTTATCTTGGACATAAAGAGACTGAGTATTTGAATCCGGTTTTTGATGGACAGAGTTTAGTGGTGTTACAAGGGGAAGACTGGTCGAAATTTGATATGGAGAGGCAGCTGGAGAATTTTTCGATTAATATTAAGCTATATCTTGAAGTTAGATTAAAGATGTTGTTATTTACGACTCCCAAGTATAAGCCTGGAATTGATTGCGATTTGAAGGTTCCTTTGGATTCTAAGGGGGGAGTTTCTGGCTATTTCGAGAGTCAGAGGTGCGATTTTGTTTGGAAGCGGTGA
- the LOC108224024 gene encoding 2-Cys peroxiredoxin BAS1, chloroplastic — MASSCIAAAAIVSAGSNPKALVNISPKTKLTPFSHTSFTRLNTSFHPLSVSSAPSLSRRSFVVKASELPLVGNVAPDFEAEAVFDQEFINVKLSDYIGKKYVILFFYPLDFTFVCPTEITAFSDRHAEFDKINTEILGVSVDSVFSHLAWVQTDRKSGGLGDLNYPLVSDVTKSISKKFGVLIPDQGVALRGLFIIDKEGVIQHSTINNLAIGRSVDETLRTLQALQFVQENPDEVCPAGWKPGEKTMKPDPKLSKEFFAAI, encoded by the exons ATGGCCTCCTCTTGCATAGCAGCTGCTGCAATCGTCTCTGCTGGTTCAAACCCTAAAGCCCTTGTCAACATTTCCCCCAAAACTAAACTAACCCCCTTTTCTCACACCTCCTTTACTCGCCTGAACACATCATTTCACCCCCTTTCCGTTTCCTCAGCTCCTTCCTTGTCCCGCCGTAGCTTTGTCGTCAAGGCG AGTGAACTTCCCTTGGTTGGAAATGTTGCTCCAGATTTCGAAGCGGAAGCCGTGTTTGATCAAGAATTTATCAAT GTCAAACTGTCTGATTACATTGGAAAGAAATATGTAATTCTCTTTTTCTATCCCTTGGACTTTACCTTTGTTTGTCCAACAG AGATTACTGCATTCAGTGACCGTCATGCTGAGTTTGACAAGATCAACACCGAGATCTTGGGTGTTTCCGTAGACAGTGTG TTCTCCCACCTTGCATGGGTCCAAACTGATAGAAAATCTGGCGGACTGGGAGATCTGAACTATCCATTGGTTTCTGATGTTACCAAATCCATTTCTAAAAAGTTTGGGGTGTTGATTCCGGATCAG GGAGTTGCCTTAAGAGGacttttcattattgacaagGAAGGCGTCATTCAGCACTCAACAATTAACAATCTTGCTATTGGGCGAAGTGTTGATGAGACATTGAGAACTCTCCag GCATTGCAATTTGTCCAAGAGAACCCTGATGAAGTATGCCCAGCTGGATGGAAACCTGGGGAGAAGACCATGAAGCCAGACCCTAAACTCAGCAAGGAGTTCTTTGCAGCAATATAA
- the LOC108222068 gene encoding HVA22-like protein j has product MLAEIIFKLLVMVLGYAYPAFLCFKTVEKNKVKIEQLRFWCQYWIIVALMTALERISDIFLSWVPLYAEMKLALFLFLLYPKTKGTRFVYETLLRPFVMKHEKDMDSNLQELRSRMWDSAIYCYHNCSELGQTMFFEVTEHLASKQGKFGKAGSEKRERNRSKASLAPRLQTIFSFSRGSRSGKNRGI; this is encoded by the exons ATGTTGGCAgaaatcatttttaaacttcTTGT GATGGTGCTTGGATATGCTTATCCTGCTTTTCTGTGTTTTAAAACTGTTGAGAAGAACAAAGTCAAGATCGAACAACTCCGATTTTGGTGCCAGTATTG GATAATTGTTGCACTGATGACAGCTCTTGAGAGGATCAGCGATATATTTCTCTCTTG GGTGCCCCTGTATGCAGAGATGAAACTAGCTTTATTTCTCTTCTTGCTGTATCCGAAAACAAAG GGGACCAGGTTTGTCTATGAGACCTTATTGCGGCCGTTTGTTATGAAGCATGAAAAAGACATGGACTCGAATTTACAGGAGTTGAGATCAAGGATGTGGGATTCGGCTATTTATTGTTACCATAACTGTTCCGAGCTAGGGCAAACAATGTTTTTCGAAGTTACGGAACACCTGGCTTCTAAACAGGGAAAGTTTGGCAAAGCTGGTTCAGAG AAGCGTGAGAGGAACAGATCTAAAGCAAGTCTCGCCCCTCGACTTCAGACTATTTTTTCATTCAGCCGGGGGTCTCGAAGTGGCAAAAACAGAGGCATTTGA